In Sphingopyxis sp. FD7, a single window of DNA contains:
- the cobS gene encoding cobaltochelatase subunit CobS codes for MTDIPNSLPDHHGSTLLAAPDTEVDAREMFGVDIDMKVPAFSEADARVPDLDPAYVFDGDTTLAILAGFKYNRRVMVQGYHGTGKSTHIEQVAARLKWPCIRVNLDAHISRIDLVGRDAIVLRDGQQVTEFREGLLPWALQTPTALVFDEYDAGRPDVMFVIQRVLETEGKLTLLDQNRVIRPNPWFRLFSTANTVGLGDTSGLYHGTQQINQGQMDRWNIVVTLNYLPATTEAEIILAKVPDTDETTIANMVKVADLTRQGFINGDISTVMSPRTVISWAQNTAIFRNIGFAFRLSFLNKCDEAERMIVAEYYQRVFGEDLPESVVAR; via the coding sequence ATGACCGATATCCCGAACAGCCTCCCCGACCATCACGGATCGACGCTGCTGGCAGCGCCCGACACCGAGGTCGACGCGCGCGAGATGTTCGGCGTCGACATCGACATGAAGGTGCCGGCATTCAGCGAAGCCGACGCGCGCGTGCCCGACCTTGATCCGGCGTACGTCTTCGACGGCGACACGACGCTCGCGATCCTCGCGGGCTTTAAATACAACCGCCGCGTGATGGTGCAGGGCTATCACGGGACCGGCAAGTCGACGCATATCGAACAGGTCGCGGCGCGGCTCAAATGGCCGTGCATCCGCGTCAACCTCGACGCGCATATCAGCCGAATCGACCTCGTCGGCCGCGATGCCATCGTGCTGCGCGACGGCCAGCAGGTCACCGAGTTTCGCGAAGGCCTGCTCCCATGGGCGCTCCAGACGCCCACGGCACTCGTCTTCGACGAATATGATGCGGGGCGCCCCGACGTCATGTTCGTGATCCAGCGCGTGCTCGAGACCGAGGGCAAGCTGACCCTGCTCGACCAGAATCGCGTGATCCGCCCGAACCCCTGGTTCCGCCTCTTCTCGACCGCGAACACCGTCGGGCTCGGCGACACGAGCGGACTTTATCACGGGACGCAGCAGATCAACCAGGGTCAGATGGACCGCTGGAACATCGTCGTCACGCTCAATTATCTGCCCGCGACGACCGAAGCCGAAATCATCCTCGCCAAGGTGCCCGATACCGACGAGACGACGATCGCCAATATGGTCAAGGTCGCCGACCTGACGCGCCAGGGCTTCATCAACGGCGACATTTCGACCGTGATGTCGCCGCGCACCGTCATCAGCTGGGCGCAGAACACCGCAATCTTCCGCAATATCGGCTTTGCCTTCCGCCTGTCTTTCCTCAACAAATGCGACGAGGCCGAACGGATGATCGTCGCCGAATATTATCAGCGCGTGTTCGGCGAAGATTTGCCCGAGAGCGTCGTCGCGCGGTGA
- a CDS encoding alpha/beta hydrolase translates to MIPVRQLAAACGAALALSGCSIAAVDYGKVRHAAYIADPRCTAQPGAAVDGEALPYFFATSRLPDCRGDPIELLHHRGDRVRFGRFDAPRDIVVGRKKRFLPPLAFQAAPDWWRALQAETDRRQGRVLLYVHGYRENFSTTSKDAAQIARMTGFDGPIIEYSWPSQGRLLSYVVDETNMYHDVRNFRDFLKSLAEQDWVKEIVIVSHSLGARLVIPAVAYVDRASSSADSSNISNIILASPDIDRETFERDIEAEVLSARRVANDRRITIYASRADKALAASRAIHGYPRLGSPYCFDPFEAADLKAKGLPERCYPAALAGLTVIDTTDVSRGSTGHSNFLLSAPACRDFIDVVAGKRTRPERVATPWAHVFRLEPDPALTKERHEAICHRTAEVGDER, encoded by the coding sequence GTGATACCCGTCCGCCAGCTGGCGGCGGCGTGCGGAGCCGCGCTCGCGCTGTCGGGGTGCAGCATCGCTGCGGTCGATTATGGCAAGGTCCGCCACGCCGCCTATATCGCCGACCCGCGCTGCACCGCGCAGCCCGGCGCGGCGGTCGACGGTGAAGCGTTGCCCTATTTCTTCGCGACGAGCCGCCTGCCCGATTGCCGCGGCGACCCGATCGAACTGCTCCATCACCGCGGCGACCGTGTGCGCTTTGGCCGCTTCGACGCGCCGCGCGACATCGTTGTGGGCAGGAAAAAGCGCTTCCTGCCCCCACTCGCCTTTCAGGCCGCGCCCGACTGGTGGCGCGCGTTGCAGGCCGAAACCGACCGGCGGCAGGGCCGTGTGCTGCTCTATGTCCACGGCTATCGCGAGAACTTCTCGACCACCTCGAAGGACGCCGCGCAGATCGCACGGATGACCGGCTTTGACGGGCCGATCATCGAATATAGCTGGCCGTCGCAGGGCAGGCTTTTGAGCTATGTCGTCGACGAAACGAACATGTATCACGACGTTCGCAATTTCCGCGATTTCCTGAAAAGTCTCGCCGAACAGGATTGGGTCAAGGAAATCGTCATCGTCTCGCACTCGCTCGGCGCACGGCTGGTGATCCCCGCGGTCGCCTATGTCGACCGCGCGTCGAGCAGCGCCGACAGCAGCAATATCTCCAACATCATCCTCGCCTCGCCCGACATCGACCGCGAGACGTTCGAGCGCGACATCGAAGCCGAAGTGCTGTCGGCGCGGCGCGTCGCGAACGACCGGCGGATCACCATCTATGCCTCGCGCGCCGACAAGGCGCTCGCGGCATCGCGCGCGATCCACGGCTATCCGCGATTGGGCTCGCCCTATTGTTTCGACCCGTTCGAGGCGGCCGACCTGAAAGCGAAGGGGCTGCCCGAACGCTGCTATCCCGCGGCGCTCGCCGGGCTGACGGTGATCGACACCACCGATGTGTCGCGCGGATCGACGGGGCACAGCAATTTCCTGCTGAGCGCGCCCGCCTGTCGCGATTTCATCGACGTCGTCGCGGGAAAACGCACGCGGCCCGAGCGCGTGGCGACGCCGTGGGCGCATGTGTTCCGGCTGGAACCCGACCCGGCGTTGACGAAAGAGCGGCACGAAGCGATCTGCCACCGTACCGCCGAAGTCGGCGACGAGCGCTAA
- a CDS encoding MFS transporter, with amino-acid sequence MSSPALSPMKRPWIVIACAAFIVTLAMGVRQSFGLFLPQMSVDIGISRSDFGLAMALQNLLFGLVQPFVGALADKHGAGRVVLAGALLYALGLIGAAFATDAIGLHISFGIFIGMAQSATTFVVVLGAVGRVVSPERRSTAFGIVTAGGSLGQFLVVPFASMLLGDLGYQQTLWIMAGLVALCGLLAIGVAGRPDGSATLAIEEQSAREALREAAVHRGYWLLNAGFFVCGFHIAFIATHLPAYLDDKGLGIEIGAQVLALVGLFNILGSYVFGRAGDVLRQKYVLSALYTARSAVIALFLFLPLSHASALAFAGAMGFLWLGTIPLTSGIVGRIFGVRHLSMLYGIVFLSHQIGSFFGAWMAGLIFDATGSYNIAWGFAIALGLFAGLVHLPIADAPVKRLQAA; translated from the coding sequence ATGTCCTCCCCCGCACTCTCCCCCATGAAGCGGCCGTGGATCGTCATCGCCTGCGCGGCCTTCATCGTCACGCTGGCGATGGGCGTGCGTCAGTCGTTCGGGCTGTTCCTGCCGCAGATGAGCGTCGATATCGGCATCAGCCGGTCGGACTTCGGCCTCGCGATGGCGCTCCAGAACCTGCTCTTCGGGCTGGTCCAGCCGTTCGTCGGCGCGCTCGCCGACAAGCATGGCGCAGGGCGGGTCGTGCTCGCGGGGGCGCTGCTCTACGCGCTCGGGCTGATCGGCGCGGCATTTGCGACCGATGCGATCGGGCTGCACATCAGCTTCGGCATCTTCATCGGCATGGCGCAGTCGGCGACGACCTTTGTTGTCGTGCTCGGCGCGGTCGGCCGCGTCGTCAGCCCCGAAAGACGCAGCACCGCCTTTGGCATCGTGACCGCAGGGGGATCGCTGGGACAGTTTCTCGTTGTGCCTTTCGCCTCGATGCTGCTTGGTGATCTCGGCTATCAGCAGACGTTGTGGATCATGGCGGGGTTGGTTGCGCTCTGCGGCCTGCTCGCGATCGGCGTCGCGGGTCGGCCCGACGGCTCGGCTACGCTGGCGATCGAGGAACAGAGCGCGCGCGAGGCGCTGCGCGAGGCGGCGGTCCACCGCGGCTACTGGCTGCTCAACGCGGGCTTTTTCGTGTGCGGTTTCCATATCGCCTTCATCGCGACGCACCTGCCCGCCTATCTCGACGACAAGGGGCTGGGGATCGAGATTGGCGCGCAGGTGCTGGCGCTCGTTGGGCTGTTCAACATCCTCGGCTCCTATGTGTTCGGCCGCGCGGGCGATGTGCTGCGCCAGAAATATGTGCTCTCGGCGCTCTATACCGCGCGCTCGGCGGTGATCGCGCTCTTCCTGTTCCTGCCGCTCAGCCATGCGAGCGCGCTCGCCTTCGCGGGTGCGATGGGCTTCCTGTGGCTCGGCACCATCCCGCTCACCAGCGGGATCGTCGGGCGCATCTTCGGCGTCCGTCACCTGTCGATGCTCTACGGCATTGTGTTCCTCAGCCATCAGATCGGCAGCTTCTTCGGCGCGTGGATGGCGGGGCTGATCTTCGACGCGACGGGCAGCTATAATATCGCCTGGGGTTTCGCGATCGCGCTCGGGCTGTTCGCGGGGCTCGTCCACCTGCCGATCGCCGACGCGCCGGTCAAACGGTTGCAGGCGGCATGA
- the cobT gene encoding cobaltochelatase subunit CobT — translation MTAQSPLDDFKAALSSVARAVTRDAEVEVGFTADAPAQVGKAIKVPTPSRTLPADQVAEARGFADSYALRMKHHSDKIHNAARPLEPAAAAAFDAMERARIEALGARHMAGMRGNLAASLAMRMRSDPISRAQDRADVPMSSALELMLREALTGERAPQGTETGLSLVREWISKEAGGDLTALSMLLDDQAAFAETAKLALRHLDLIQSDEPLEEGAEDGGEDDQTEAEDAPEEQDSEDGGAGESQVDARAEMAGDQADDGDSDPDAQEMEADGEPEMGGEGDEGMLPVRPNRLPSDIPDFNYLRFTEKHDEIVAATELCDADELARLRAYLDQQMTHLQGAVTKLANRLQRRLMAQQNRAWDFDQEEGQLDAARLARVIVSPGQSLSYKIERDTDFRDTVVSLLIDNSGSMRGRPISIAAISADILARTLERCGVKTEILGFTTRTWKGGQSREDWLAAGRPAHPGRLNDLRHIIYKPADEPYRRARKSLGLMMREGLLKENIDGEALMWAHSRIIHRPEERRILMVISDGAPVDDSTLSVNHGAYLDQHLRQVIDWIENRSPVELCAIGIGHDVTRYYSRAVTIMDAEQLGGTMVEQLAGLFDVD, via the coding sequence ATGACCGCTCAATCCCCCCTCGACGATTTCAAGGCCGCGCTGTCGAGCGTCGCGCGCGCGGTGACGCGCGATGCCGAGGTCGAGGTCGGCTTTACCGCCGACGCGCCCGCGCAGGTCGGCAAGGCGATCAAGGTGCCGACGCCGTCGCGCACGCTGCCCGCCGATCAGGTCGCCGAGGCGCGCGGTTTCGCTGACTCCTATGCGCTGCGGATGAAGCATCACAGCGACAAGATCCACAATGCCGCGCGCCCCCTCGAACCCGCCGCCGCCGCCGCCTTCGACGCGATGGAGCGCGCGCGGATCGAGGCGCTGGGCGCGCGGCATATGGCGGGAATGCGTGGCAACCTCGCCGCCAGCCTTGCGATGCGGATGCGCTCGGACCCGATCAGCCGCGCGCAGGATCGCGCCGATGTCCCGATGTCGAGCGCGCTCGAACTGATGCTGCGCGAGGCGCTGACCGGCGAACGCGCGCCGCAGGGAACCGAAACCGGCCTGTCGCTGGTGCGCGAATGGATCAGCAAGGAAGCGGGCGGCGACCTCACCGCGCTGTCGATGCTGCTCGACGATCAGGCGGCGTTCGCCGAAACCGCGAAGCTCGCGCTCCGCCACCTCGACCTCATCCAGAGCGACGAACCGCTGGAGGAAGGCGCCGAGGATGGCGGCGAAGACGATCAGACCGAAGCCGAAGACGCGCCGGAAGAGCAGGACAGCGAAGACGGCGGCGCCGGCGAAAGCCAGGTCGACGCGCGCGCCGAAATGGCGGGCGATCAGGCCGACGACGGCGACAGCGACCCCGACGCGCAGGAAATGGAGGCCGACGGCGAACCCGAAATGGGCGGCGAAGGCGATGAGGGGATGCTGCCCGTGCGCCCCAACCGCCTGCCGAGCGACATTCCCGACTTCAATTACCTCCGCTTCACCGAGAAGCATGACGAAATCGTCGCCGCGACCGAGCTGTGCGACGCCGACGAACTCGCCCGCCTGCGCGCCTATCTCGACCAGCAGATGACGCATTTGCAGGGCGCGGTGACCAAGCTCGCGAACCGGCTCCAGCGCCGCCTGATGGCGCAGCAGAACCGCGCGTGGGATTTCGACCAGGAGGAAGGCCAGCTCGACGCCGCGCGCCTTGCGCGCGTTATCGTCTCGCCCGGCCAGTCCTTGAGCTACAAGATCGAGCGCGACACCGACTTCCGCGATACCGTCGTCTCGCTGCTCATCGACAATAGCGGCTCGATGCGCGGCCGCCCGATCAGCATCGCCGCGATCAGCGCCGACATTCTCGCGCGCACGCTCGAACGCTGCGGCGTCAAGACCGAGATTCTGGGCTTCACCACGCGAACGTGGAAGGGCGGGCAGAGCCGCGAGGACTGGCTCGCCGCGGGCCGCCCCGCGCACCCCGGCCGCCTCAACGACCTGCGCCACATCATCTACAAGCCCGCCGACGAACCCTATCGCCGCGCGCGCAAGTCGCTGGGGCTGATGATGCGCGAGGGGCTGCTGAAAGAGAATATCGACGGCGAGGCGCTGATGTGGGCGCACAGCCGCATCATCCATCGCCCCGAGGAACGCCGCATCCTGATGGTGATTTCGGACGGCGCGCCGGTCGACGACAGCACCTTGTCGGTCAACCACGGCGCCTATCTCGACCAGCATCTGCGCCAGGTGATCGACTGGATCGAAAACCGCTCGCCGGTCGAACTCTGCGCGATCGGCATCGGGCACGACGTAACGCGATACTACAGCCGCGCCGTGACGATCATGGACGCCGAGCAGCTGGGCGGCACGATGGTTGAGCAATTGGCGGGGCTGTTCGACGTCGATTGA
- a CDS encoding BrnT family toxin, producing MILWDESKRQINLAKHGFDFADLSEEFFLSAQVIPAKGGRHMAIGRLDDGTIAVVFALLGTEGVSVISMRHASKKERGLL from the coding sequence ATGATCCTCTGGGACGAATCGAAGCGGCAGATCAATCTCGCCAAGCACGGGTTCGATTTCGCCGATTTGTCGGAAGAGTTTTTCCTGTCGGCTCAGGTGATCCCGGCGAAGGGCGGTCGGCATATGGCGATCGGGCGCCTCGACGATGGAACGATTGCGGTGGTGTTCGCCCTGCTCGGCACCGAAGGGGTGTCGGTGATCTCGATGCGCCACGCCAGCAAAAAGGAAAGAGGCCTGTTATGA
- a CDS encoding BrnA antitoxin family protein, whose amino-acid sequence MTMTGRPSEKEIQRMIASDPDAPEATDEQLAQARPFADAFPALADKMRRNVGGRPKADKTKVAVSIRLDSEVLEAFKAGGPGWQSRMNKALRKVAGI is encoded by the coding sequence ATGACGATGACCGGACGTCCGAGCGAAAAGGAAATCCAGCGGATGATCGCCAGCGATCCCGACGCGCCCGAAGCGACCGACGAGCAACTGGCGCAGGCGCGCCCCTTTGCCGACGCCTTCCCCGCGCTGGCGGACAAGATGCGCCGGAATGTCGGCGGACGGCCGAAAGCCGACAAGACCAAGGTCGCCGTCTCGATCCGGCTCGACTCCGAAGTGCTCGAAGCCTTCAAGGCTGGCGGCCCCGGCTGGCAATCGCGCATGAACAAGGCGCTGCGCAAGGTCGCGGGGATATGA
- a CDS encoding acetolactate synthase large subunit, producing MKKASDLFIECLEEEGVEYIFGVPGEENLDFLDSLSRSKKIKLILTRHEQGAGFMAATYGRHTGKTGVCLATLGPGATNFVTAAAYAQLGGMPMMMITGQKPIKKSKQGRFQILDVVAMMSPITKFTHQMASSDNIPSRVREAFRLAEEEKPGAVHIELPEDIADEHTDSTPLKRSHSRRPNADSKSIREAVKALEKAKSPVLVIGAGANRTMTSRMLLQFIEKTGIPFLTTQLGKGVIDERHPKFLGCAALSAGDFVHRAVEASDCIVNLGHDVIEKPPFFMQRGGPTVIHVSTKTAEVDPVYFPDIEVIGDIANAVWQMKEDIVPNGGWTFDHLLAYRQAEVAHTAPLARDERFPIFPPYLVQQIRDAMPDDGIICLDNGVYKIWFARGYTACKPNTVLLDNALATMGAGLPSAMMSAMLYPDRKVMAICGDGGFMMNSQEMETAVRLGLNLTVLILNDNSYGMIRWKQANMGFKDWGLTYGNPDFVKYAESYGASGHRVESAAHLKALLAHCLDTPGAHLIDCPVDYSENDQILNNDIKRLSKEL from the coding sequence ATGAAAAAAGCATCCGACCTGTTCATCGAATGCCTGGAAGAAGAAGGCGTCGAATATATTTTCGGCGTTCCGGGCGAGGAAAATCTCGATTTCCTCGACAGCCTGTCGCGGTCGAAGAAGATCAAGCTGATCCTGACGCGCCACGAACAGGGCGCGGGCTTCATGGCCGCGACCTACGGCCGGCACACCGGCAAGACCGGCGTCTGCCTCGCGACGCTCGGCCCCGGCGCGACCAACTTCGTCACCGCCGCCGCCTATGCGCAGCTCGGCGGGATGCCGATGATGATGATCACGGGGCAAAAGCCGATCAAGAAATCGAAGCAGGGGCGCTTTCAGATCCTCGACGTCGTCGCGATGATGTCGCCGATCACCAAGTTCACGCACCAGATGGCCTCGTCGGACAATATCCCCAGCCGCGTGCGCGAGGCCTTTCGCCTCGCGGAGGAAGAAAAGCCCGGCGCGGTGCATATCGAGCTGCCCGAGGACATCGCCGACGAACACACCGATTCGACGCCGCTCAAGCGCAGCCATTCGCGCCGCCCGAACGCCGACAGCAAATCGATCCGCGAAGCGGTGAAGGCGCTCGAAAAGGCGAAATCGCCCGTGCTGGTGATCGGCGCGGGAGCGAACCGCACGATGACGAGCCGGATGCTGCTGCAATTCATCGAAAAGACCGGCATCCCCTTTCTGACGACGCAGCTCGGCAAGGGCGTGATCGACGAGCGGCACCCGAAGTTCCTGGGCTGCGCGGCCTTGTCGGCGGGCGACTTCGTCCACCGCGCGGTCGAGGCGTCGGACTGTATCGTCAACCTGGGCCATGATGTGATCGAAAAACCGCCCTTCTTCATGCAGCGCGGCGGGCCGACGGTGATCCATGTGTCGACCAAGACCGCCGAGGTCGATCCCGTCTATTTCCCCGACATCGAGGTGATCGGCGACATCGCCAATGCGGTGTGGCAGATGAAGGAGGATATCGTCCCCAACGGCGGCTGGACGTTCGACCATCTGCTCGCCTATCGCCAGGCCGAGGTCGCGCATACGGCGCCGCTCGCCAGGGACGAGCGTTTTCCCATCTTTCCGCCCTATCTTGTGCAGCAGATCCGCGACGCGATGCCCGACGACGGGATCATCTGTCTCGACAATGGCGTCTATAAAATCTGGTTCGCGCGCGGCTATACCGCGTGCAAGCCGAACACGGTGCTGCTCGACAATGCGCTCGCGACGATGGGCGCGGGGCTGCCGAGCGCGATGATGTCGGCGATGCTCTATCCCGACCGCAAGGTCATGGCGATCTGCGGCGACGGCGGCTTCATGATGAACAGCCAGGAGATGGAGACCGCGGTGCGCCTCGGTCTCAATCTCACCGTGCTTATCCTCAACGACAACAGCTATGGCATGATCCGCTGGAAACAGGCGAACATGGGCTTCAAGGATTGGGGCCTGACCTATGGCAACCCCGATTTTGTCAAATATGCCGAAAGCTATGGGGCGAGCGGCCACCGCGTCGAAAGCGCCGCGCATCTCAAAGCGCTGCTCGCGCATTGCCTCGACACGCCGGGCGCCCATCTGATCGACTGTCCGGTCGATTATTCGGAGAATGACCAGATTTTGAATAATGACATCAAGAGGCTGTCGAAGGAGCTTTGA
- a CDS encoding aldehyde dehydrogenase family protein, producing MKLKDVYPLYLNNKAAQPNSDLVVTDKFTGEVAFRTALATPDVIDEAIAGAVRAAEPMARLASYEKRDVLSHCVARFQERFDELAYALCVEAGKPIADSEGEVTRLIDTFRIAAEEATRNYGEVQPLDISPRAKGYMGMWKRVPIGPCSFISPFNFPLNLAAHKIAPAIAMGCPFVMKPASLTPLGAIIMGEVLAECDVLPEGAFSILPASRDGADLFTTDARLKLLSFTGSPGVGWELKARAGKKKVVLELGGNAAVIVDRDADLDHALERIIFGGYYQSGQSCIHVQRAIIHADVYDRFRDMLTARVKTLKSGDPKHRDTFIGPMISVREAQRLKGWIDDAVAAGATLLAGGGCAGNMLEATLLENVPADTDVVREEAFGPVVILSRFTDWDAALAEVNDSKFGLQAGLFTRDLHKVLAAWDHLDVGGIVVNDVSSYRVDNMPYGGVKDSGLGREGVRFAMEDMSEIRNLVIRRV from the coding sequence ATGAAGTTGAAAGACGTCTACCCGCTTTACCTCAACAACAAGGCGGCGCAGCCGAACAGCGACCTGGTCGTGACCGACAAGTTCACCGGCGAAGTCGCGTTCCGCACCGCGCTCGCGACCCCCGACGTCATCGACGAGGCCATCGCGGGCGCCGTGCGCGCCGCCGAGCCGATGGCGCGGCTCGCGAGTTACGAGAAACGCGATGTGCTCAGCCATTGCGTCGCGCGCTTTCAGGAGCGGTTCGACGAGCTCGCCTATGCGCTGTGCGTCGAGGCGGGCAAGCCGATCGCCGATTCGGAGGGCGAGGTTACCCGCCTGATCGACACCTTCCGCATCGCCGCCGAGGAAGCGACGCGCAATTATGGCGAGGTCCAGCCGCTCGACATTTCGCCGCGCGCGAAGGGCTATATGGGGATGTGGAAGCGCGTGCCGATCGGGCCGTGCAGCTTTATCTCGCCGTTCAACTTCCCCTTGAACCTCGCCGCGCACAAGATCGCGCCCGCGATCGCGATGGGTTGCCCGTTCGTGATGAAGCCCGCATCGCTGACGCCGCTCGGCGCGATCATCATGGGCGAGGTGCTCGCCGAATGCGACGTTCTTCCCGAAGGCGCGTTCAGCATCCTGCCCGCGAGCCGCGACGGCGCCGACCTGTTCACGACCGACGCGCGATTGAAGCTGCTCTCCTTCACCGGATCGCCCGGCGTCGGCTGGGAATTGAAGGCCAGGGCGGGCAAGAAAAAGGTCGTGCTCGAACTCGGCGGCAACGCCGCGGTGATCGTCGACCGCGACGCCGACCTCGATCATGCGCTCGAACGCATCATCTTCGGCGGCTATTACCAGTCGGGGCAAAGCTGCATCCATGTGCAGCGCGCGATCATCCATGCCGATGTTTACGACCGGTTTCGCGACATGCTCACCGCGCGGGTCAAGACGCTGAAATCGGGCGACCCCAAGCATCGCGACACCTTCATCGGCCCGATGATTTCGGTCAGGGAAGCGCAGCGGCTCAAAGGCTGGATCGACGATGCGGTCGCGGCGGGCGCCACGCTGCTGGCGGGCGGCGGGTGCGCGGGCAATATGCTGGAGGCGACGTTGCTCGAAAATGTCCCCGCCGACACCGATGTCGTGCGCGAGGAGGCCTTTGGCCCGGTCGTCATCCTGTCGCGATTCACCGACTGGGACGCCGCGCTGGCCGAGGTCAACGACAGCAAATTCGGGCTCCAGGCGGGGCTCTTCACGCGCGACCTGCACAAGGTGCTGGCGGCGTGGGATCATCTCGACGTCGGCGGCATCGTCGTCAACGATGTGTCCTCCTATCGCGTCGACAATATGCCCTATGGCGGGGTCAAGGACAGCGGACTCGGCCGCGAAGGCGTGCGCTTTGCGATGGAAGACATGAGCGAAATCAGGAACCTGGTCATCCGGCGGGTCTGA
- a CDS encoding UDP-2,3-diacylglucosamine diphosphatase — protein sequence MASISTLPIPARFADPFTSEPHIPERVIGERRSYRTIWVSDIHLGTRGCNAPLLIDFFDHVDCETLYLVGDIIDGWRLKKRHFWPPEHNDVVWRVLKRAKRGTRVVYVPGNHDEMVRPFDGFDFGGVEIRREAIHETADGRKLLIVHGDEFDAVMLAHRWLAFAGDAAYTALMKCNVVVNWVRHKLGLPYWSLSMVAKHKVKNAVQFIGRYEEVVAHAARSRGVDGVVCGHIHSAEMREIEGTEYYNDGDWVEGCTALVEHHDGTMEILHWAKEVAARSAPTPLALPAAA from the coding sequence ATGGCATCGATCTCGACCCTGCCGATCCCAGCCCGCTTTGCCGACCCTTTCACGAGCGAACCGCATATTCCCGAGCGCGTGATCGGCGAACGGCGGAGCTATCGCACGATATGGGTCAGCGACATCCATCTGGGGACGCGCGGCTGCAACGCACCACTGCTGATCGACTTTTTCGATCATGTGGATTGCGAGACGCTCTACCTCGTCGGCGACATCATTGACGGCTGGCGGCTCAAGAAGCGGCATTTCTGGCCGCCCGAGCATAATGACGTCGTGTGGCGCGTGCTCAAGCGCGCGAAACGCGGCACGCGCGTCGTCTATGTCCCCGGCAACCATGACGAGATGGTGCGCCCGTTCGACGGCTTCGATTTCGGCGGCGTCGAAATCCGCCGCGAGGCGATCCACGAAACCGCCGATGGCCGCAAGCTGCTGATCGTCCATGGCGACGAATTCGACGCGGTGATGCTGGCGCACCGCTGGCTCGCCTTCGCCGGCGACGCCGCCTACACCGCGCTGATGAAGTGCAACGTCGTGGTCAACTGGGTCCGCCACAAGCTCGGCCTGCCCTATTGGTCGCTGTCGATGGTCGCCAAGCACAAGGTCAAGAACGCGGTCCAGTTCATCGGCCGCTATGAGGAAGTCGTCGCCCATGCGGCGCGCTCGCGCGGCGTCGACGGCGTCGTGTGCGGCCATATCCACAGCGCGGAAATGCGCGAGATCGAGGGCACCGAATATTATAACGACGGCGACTGGGTCGAGGGTTGCACCGCGCTGGTCGAACATCATGACGGCACCATGGAAATCCTCCACTGGGCAAAGGAAGTCGCCGCGCGGAGCGCGCCGACCCCGCTCGCACTGCCCGCCGCCGCATGA
- a CDS encoding glycosyltransferase family 4 protein — MRILIVTDAWEPQVNGVVRTLQATIGELRAAGHEVGVISPDLFRSVPCPSYAEIRLAFAGRRAVGRRIRAFAPQAIHISTEGPLGLAARRWCLDNAFPFTTAYHTRFPEYVAARLPVSPAFVWRFIRWFHRPARHIMVATRSLARELAGQGLTQTMMWERGVDHALFRPDRGPHPAFDGLARPIQLYVGRVAVEKNIGAFLDCDRPGTKVVVGDGPALAELKARHRGALFLGKLGGETLASAYAGADVFVFPSRTDTFGLVVIEALSCGTPVAAYPVPGPGDIVTDDAGALDEDLGRAIDRALTRDRRDAAALGARYSWASCTAQFARALSFVPVGSASEVEVGTAGVVA; from the coding sequence ATGAGGATATTGATCGTCACCGATGCGTGGGAGCCGCAGGTCAACGGCGTCGTCCGCACGCTCCAGGCGACGATCGGCGAGCTGCGCGCGGCGGGGCATGAGGTCGGCGTCATCTCGCCCGACCTGTTCCGGTCGGTCCCCTGCCCCTCCTATGCCGAAATCCGCCTCGCCTTCGCCGGGCGGCGCGCGGTCGGGCGCCGGATCCGCGCCTTTGCTCCGCAGGCGATCCATATCTCGACCGAAGGGCCGCTCGGCCTCGCCGCGCGGCGCTGGTGCCTCGACAACGCCTTCCCCTTCACCACCGCCTATCACACGCGCTTTCCCGAATATGTCGCGGCGCGGCTGCCCGTCTCACCCGCCTTCGTCTGGCGCTTCATCCGCTGGTTCCACCGCCCGGCGCGGCACATCATGGTCGCGACGCGCAGCCTGGCGCGCGAGCTCGCCGGTCAGGGGCTGACGCAGACGATGATGTGGGAACGCGGCGTCGATCATGCGCTGTTCCGCCCCGACCGCGGGCCGCATCCCGCCTTTGACGGGCTGGCGCGCCCGATCCAGCTCTATGTCGGCCGCGTGGCGGTCGAAAAGAATATCGGCGCTTTCCTCGATTGCGATCGACCGGGCACGAAAGTCGTCGTCGGCGACGGCCCCGCGCTCGCCGAATTGAAAGCCCGCCATCGGGGCGCGCTGTTCCTCGGCAAGCTCGGCGGCGAGACGCTCGCTTCGGCCTATGCGGGCGCCGACGTGTTCGTCTTTCCAAGCCGCACCGACACCTTCGGCCTCGTCGTGATCGAAGCCCTGAGCTGCGGCACGCCGGTCGCTGCCTATCCGGTGCCGGGGCCGGGCGACATCGTCACCGACGACGCGGGCGCGCTCGACGAAGACCTTGGCCGCGCGATCGACCGCGCGCTGACGCGCGACCGCCGCGACGCCGCCGCGCTCGGCGCGCGATACAGCTGGGCAAGCTGCACCGCGCAGTTCGCACGCGCGCTGTCCTTCGTTCCCGTCGGCTCCGCTTCGGAGGTTGAGGTCGGCACCGCGGGCGTCGTCGCCTAG